The following are encoded together in the Humulus lupulus chromosome 5, drHumLupu1.1, whole genome shotgun sequence genome:
- the LOC133779096 gene encoding uncharacterized protein LOC133779096, which produces MWGNSIDVELIQFSKFHIDVFIHVVGSPSWRFTGLYGQPDANLRKDFWRFLGMLASSYDGPWLCGGDLNEIIVASEKDGAASRPNYLMRNFKQALSDCDLIDLGFSGLKFTWCNRHKDSTFTQVRLDRMLGNPKWFDFFPSFSVSHLSFWGSNHRPLHVQFNHTNEGIKGHVLLKSRFHYETTWEEDEECGNIVFSAWNSGVGYNFETLATKIANVATNLGHWNTTVFKRHHQDIKKKQKQLKNLDASLSAANLKDYVSLEKELDVLHYKEEKYWAPRSKQNWLKLEFGQDNLAGVFQDSFQSIFESGSPTCVDMDPVLNAIAPKVTSRMNDQLTRPYTGEDVRKALFQMNPSKSPGKDGMSAGFYQKYWDIVGPEVSSVCLRFLNEGGHIKGINSTLITLIPKIDDPKYASDFRPISLCNVLYKIITKSMTNRLSEILGSVISDEQSAFLPGFLITDNAMIGFECVNHLKWRVKSKNGAFALKLDMSKAYDRVEWSFLCILIRKLGFHEKWISLVLACISSVDYAFNLNGEILGKIIPGRGLQQGEPLSPFLFLICAEGLSALVQRDCVNGALSGLSCGRTGPQVSHLLFADDSLFFFKASVFACHCFKQLLNWYGKSSGPLVNFSKSAMCFSSRISSSDATDMAAILGVPVVVCHEKYLGLPCYAGQSKKGLFQSLKDRIWNKLFSWKSRSFSAARKEVLIKSVIQSIPAYSMNLFKLPASFIKEIHRLCAKFWWGGNVDKQKLHWCTWERLCWHKSDGGMGFRDLALFNQALLAKQAARLYSNPDSLVAKVMKALYYPTSSVLTATRSKKSSFIWRSILWGKELFLSGARWLIKDGKNVSVYHDCWIPRLNGDRSCSNHFLPEDAMVSSLLLPDGNWNSVLINEAFNLQEATTILSIPRYHLPITDCVIWQFESSGFYTVKSGYWQAIRLLGMGQASGSNGVSVIWTKIWQLNIPGKVRQFLWRGANNWLPTFSNLCNRGISIASLCPFFLKGPETTLHALWYCDRLSNFRHAVGNIIPVPPYTRMDIYEFLLNCLDSLSVTNFGKLIVCLWRIWYRRNIFVNEKTTLPDHMVIEWSLAFLDRHLNANGGSFPASVSLRETLKVHRWEKQVEGVVKINCDAGLDHVAKKAGAGAVFHDFHGMVLASSTWSWDHLLDPTIAEALAVFHSILLCSRLGYHTVVIESDCAIVVRAINSHKIEHSYLGFIIRDILAYCNSFHSISFNFCPRMANSVAHSLAKFALSLSNDFVWWPGYPECINVVIQNDIT; this is translated from the exons ATGTGGGGGAACTCCATTGATGTTGAGCTTATCCAATTCTCTAAGTTTCATATTGATGTGTTCATCCATGTTGTTGGTTCCCCATCTTGGCGTTTTACGGGGTTGTATGGTCAGCCTGATGCTAACCTTAGGAAGGATTTCTGGCGTTTCTTGGGTATGTTGGCCTCGTCTTATGATGGCCCTTGGTTATGCGGGGGTGATTTGAATGAAATTATTGTTGCTAGTGAGAAAGATGGTGCGGCGTCTAGGCCCAATTACCTCATGAGGAACTTCAAACAAGCTTTATCTGATTGTGATCTTATTGATTTGGGTTTCTCGGGCCTGAAGTTTACTTGGTGCAATCGGCACAAAGATAGCACGTTCACTCAGGTACGTCTTGACCGCATGCTTGGTAACCCAAAATGGTTCGATTTCTTCCCTAGTTTTTCTGTGTCCCATCTTAGCTTTTGGGGTTCTAATCATCGACCTCTTCATGTCCAATTTAATCATACTAATGAGGGCATTAAGGGGCATGTGTTGCTTAAGTCTCGGTTTCATTATGAGACTACTTGGGAGGAGGATGAGGAATGTGGGAATATTGTTTTTTCGGCTTGGAATAGCGGTGTGGGGTATAACTTTGAGACTTTGGCTACTAAAATTGCTAATGTTGCCACTAATCTTGGTCATTGGAACACTACTGTGTTTAAAAGGCATCATCAGGATATTAAGAAAAAACAAAAGCAATTAAAAAATCTGGATGCTTCTCTCTCAGCTGCTAATTTGAAAGATTATGTGTCTCTTGAGAAGGAATTGGATGTGCTTCAttataaagaagaaaaatattgGGCACCCCGCTCTAAGCAGAATTGGCTCAAGCTGG AGTTCGGGCAAGATAACCTCGCGGGTGTCTTTCAAGACTCTTTCCAGTCTATTTTCGAGTCTGGTTCTCCTACTTGTGTTGATATGGATCCTGTTCTTAATGCTATTGCTCCCAAGGTCACTTCTCGTATGAACGATCAACTGACTAGACCCTATACTGGCGAGGACGTGAGGAAGGCTCTCTTCCAAATGAATCCTTCTAAAAGTCCTGGCAAGGATGGTATGTCTGCAGGCTTCTATCAGAAGTATTGGGATATTGTTGGTCCTGAAGTTAGCTCTGTTTGTCTCCGTTTTTTGAATGAGGGTGGGCATATTAAAGGTATAAATTCTACTCTTATCACTCTTATCCCGAAAATTGATGATCCTAAATATGCTTCGGATTTTCGTCCTATTAGTTTGTGTAACGTGCTTTACAAGATTATCACAAAATCTATGACTAATCGGTTAAGTGAGATTCTGGGTTCAGTGATTTCTGATGAGCAGAGTGCCTTCCTCCCTGGATTTCTTATTACTGATAATGCCATGATTGGCTTTGAGTGTGTTAACCATCTGAAATGGCGTGTTAAAAGTAAAAACGGTGCGTTTGCTCTCAAGCTTGACATGTCTAAAGCCTATGATCGTGTTGAATGGAGTTTTTTATGTATCCTTATAAGGAAACTGGGCTTTCATGAGAAATGGATCAGTTTAGTTTTGGCTTGTATTTCTTCGGTTGACTATGCTTTTAATCTAAATGGTGAAATATTGGGTAAAATTATTCCTGGCAGGGGTCTTCAACAAGGTGAACCTTTGTCACCCTTTCTATTTCTGATCTGTGCGGAAGGTTTGTCTGCTCTTGTACAGCGTGATTGTGTGAATGGTGCACTCTCGGGTCTCTCTTGTGGGCGTACTGGTCCCCAGGTATCCCATCTCCTTTTTGCTGATGATAGCCTTTTCTTTTTCAAAGCATCAGTGTTTGCTTGTCACTGTTTTAAGCAGCTTCTGAATTGGTATGGTAAGTCTTCTGGTCCACTTGTGAATTTTTCTAAGTCTGCCATGTGTTTTAGTTCTCGGATTTCTTCGAGTGATGCTACTGACATGGCCGCTATTCTTGGTGTCCCTGTGGTTGTTTGCCATGAGAAGTACCTTGGTCTTCCCTGTTATGCTGGGCAGAGTAAGAAAGGTCTTTTTCAATCCCTCAAAGACCGTATTTGGAATAAATTGTTTAGCTGGAAATCTCGGTCCTTCTCTGCTGCTAGGAAAGAGGTGCTTATTAAATCTGTCATCCAATCTATCCCTGCTTATTCTATGAACTTGTTTAAGCTTCCTGCTAGTTTCATTAAAGAAATTCATCGGCTATGTGCTAAATTCTGGTGGGGTGGTAATGTGGATAAACAGAAATTACACTGGTGTACTTGGGAGAGACTTTGTTGGCACAAGTCGGATGGAGGAATGGGGTTCAGAGACCTTGCCTTGTTTAATCAAGCTTTGTTAGCTAAGCAGGCCGCAAGACTTTATTCTAATCCGGATTCTCTCGTTGCAAAGGTTATGAAAGCTCTCTATTATCCTACTTCCTCAGTGCTCACTGCCACTAGGTCAAAAAAATCCTCTTTCATCTGGAGATCAATTTTATGGGGTAAAGAGCTTTTTCTCTCAGGGGCTAGGTGGCTTATCAAAGATGGAAAAAATGTCTCTGTGTATCATGACTGCTGGATCCCCCGCCTGAATGGTGATAGGTCTTGTTCGAATCATTTTCTTCCTGAAGATGCAATGGTCTCTAGCCTTCTTCTTCCTGATGGTAATTGGAATTCTGTTTTGATCAATGAGGCTTTTAATTTGCAAGAGGCAACTACTATTCTCTCTATCCCTCGCTATCATCTTCCTATTACTGATTGTGTTATATGGCAATTTGAGTCTTCAGGTTTTTATACCGTTAAAAGTGGATATTGGCAGGCCATTCGTTTGTTGGGGATGGGCCAGGCTTCAGGCTCTAATGGAGTTTCGGTGATATGGACTAAAATCTGGCAATTAAATATTCCTGGAAAAGTGAGGCAATTTTTGTGGAGAGGTGCAAATAACTGGCTACCTACCTTTTCCAACCTTTGCAATCGAGGTATTTCTATTGCTTCCTTATGCCCTTTTTTCCTAAAGGGTCCTGAGACTACACTCCATGCTTTATGGTATTGTGATAGACTGAGTAACTTTAGACACGCGGTTGGTAATATTATACCTGTTCCTCCTTACACTAGAATGGACATTTATGAGTTTTTGTTAAATTGCTTAGATTCTTTATCTGTAACTAACTTTGGAAAACTCATTGTGTGTTTATGGCGTATTTGGTATCGGCGTAATATATTTGTTAATGAGAAGACTACTCTTCCTGATCATATGGTTATTGAGTGGAGCTTGGCATTTCTAGATCGTCACTTGAATGCCAATGGTGGTTCTTTCCCCGCCAGTGTGTCCTTGAGGGAAACCCTGAAAGTGCATCGTTGGGAGAAACAAGTAGAGGGTGTTGTCAAAATTAATTGTGATGCTGGCCTTGACCATGTTGCGAAGAAGGCAGGAGCTGGGGCGGTATTTCATGACTTTCATGGCATGGTCCTTGCCTCTAGTACGTGGTCATGGGATCATTTATTGGACCCTACTATTGCTGAAGCCTTGGCGGTTTTTCACAGTATTTTGTTGTGCTCAAGACTTGGGTATCATACGGTGGTCATTGAATCTGATTGTGCCATTGTGGTCCGTGCTATTAACAGTCACAAGATCGAGCATTCTTATCTAGGATTTATTATTAGGGATATTCTTGCTTATTGTAACTCTTTTCATAGTATCTCCTTTAATTTTTGTCCTAGAATGGCCAATAGTGTTGCTCACTCTTTGGCTAAGTTTGCTTTATCTCTTTCTAATGATTTTGTTTGGTGGCCTGGATACCCCGAGTGTATCAATGTTGTAATTCAGAATGACATTACTTGA